The following coding sequences are from one Achromobacter sp. B7 window:
- a CDS encoding TssQ family T6SS-associated lipoprotein produces MKQPVRLSLIAILAVLAACSSSPSPQAADALQQVRNEYAASRFGDVARTVATSDALATAPVPVRVEALKLQAFSYCVIGYHQLCEDSFTRILQLQPSFDLAPNEAGHPQWGPVFKSAKAAQAR; encoded by the coding sequence ATGAAACAGCCCGTTCGTCTTAGCCTGATTGCCATTCTTGCGGTGCTCGCGGCCTGTAGTTCCTCGCCGTCCCCGCAAGCCGCCGACGCCTTGCAGCAGGTGCGCAACGAATACGCCGCCAGCCGTTTCGGTGACGTCGCGCGCACCGTGGCCACGTCCGACGCCCTGGCCACCGCGCCGGTGCCCGTGCGCGTCGAGGCCTTGAAGCTGCAAGCCTTCAGCTACTGCGTCATCGGCTACCACCAGCTTTGCGAGGACAGCTTCACCCGCATCCTGCAATTGCAGCCCTCGTTCGACCTTGCGCCCAACGAAGCAGGGCATCCCCAATGGGGCCCGGTTTTCAAGTCGGCCAAGGCAGCCCAGGCCCGCTGA
- the tssJ gene encoding type VI secretion system lipoprotein TssJ, which translates to MNRFSYETSLPRGRPRGRWPRVAACLAAGALIVGCSSTAKRVPAPYAIELRADPKVNASASGRPSPVQVTIYELKSASTFQASDFFTLQADARAALGTELLNTEQVILRPGDTKVLHYPGNADARVVGVVAAYRDLEQSKWRLLVSLPEPQNTNIYKVWQFSPNEETVKVAVTRAGLEEVDRSRSWWPF; encoded by the coding sequence ATGAACCGGTTTTCTTACGAGACAAGCTTGCCCAGGGGGCGTCCCCGGGGGCGTTGGCCGCGCGTCGCGGCATGTCTGGCGGCGGGGGCGCTGATCGTCGGATGTTCATCGACCGCCAAGCGCGTGCCCGCGCCTTACGCCATCGAACTGCGCGCGGACCCGAAGGTAAACGCCAGCGCCAGTGGCAGGCCCTCGCCGGTGCAGGTGACCATCTATGAATTGAAGTCGGCCAGCACCTTCCAGGCCAGCGACTTTTTCACTTTGCAGGCCGATGCGCGCGCGGCGCTGGGCACCGAGCTGCTCAACACCGAACAGGTCATCTTGCGGCCGGGGGATACGAAGGTGCTGCATTACCCCGGCAACGCGGACGCGCGCGTGGTGGGCGTGGTGGCCGCGTACCGGGATCTTGAGCAGAGCAAATGGCGTTTGCTGGTGTCGCTGCCCGAACCGCAGAACACGAACATCTACAAGGTATGGCAGTTTTCACCGAACGAGGAGACGGTGAAAGTGGCCGTGACGCGCGCTGGCCTGGAAGAGGTGGACCGCAGCCGTTCGTGGTGGCCTTTCTAG
- a CDS encoding FHA domain-containing protein: MKLTVFQHAGDPAFAPIQTEFRAPGGTMGRSPENQLALPDPTGDICRVQAVLRVHDGDTTGFLMNLSSMSTVRINGQRVQCGQELPLVPGDELEIGTYRLRADSAASAATDAQAQPAAAPAIEDIFSDLIGPGTLPVGSAPDVSTHPFDLDSAAARNPDDPLRHLPRGDASVSRPVTDPLALFDAAHEGSPSVFADGTPSTLPAHDPLADHRRHPVDDALHGPRDATDSRAAADHLREIGSFMRPASVKKVPDDTNR, encoded by the coding sequence ATGAAGCTCACGGTGTTCCAACATGCCGGCGATCCGGCTTTCGCTCCGATCCAGACCGAATTCCGGGCGCCCGGCGGCACAATGGGCCGCAGCCCCGAGAATCAGCTGGCCCTGCCCGACCCCACGGGCGACATCTGCCGAGTGCAGGCAGTACTGCGCGTCCACGACGGGGACACCACCGGCTTTCTGATGAACTTGAGCAGCATGAGCACCGTGCGCATCAATGGGCAGCGCGTTCAATGCGGTCAGGAACTGCCCTTGGTGCCGGGCGACGAACTGGAAATAGGCACCTACCGCCTGCGAGCGGATTCGGCCGCGTCCGCCGCAACCGATGCCCAAGCCCAGCCGGCCGCCGCCCCGGCCATCGAAGACATCTTCAGCGACCTGATCGGCCCCGGCACCTTGCCCGTGGGCAGCGCCCCGGACGTATCCACCCACCCTTTCGATCTGGATTCCGCCGCCGCGCGCAACCCCGACGACCCGCTGCGCCACCTGCCACGCGGCGACGCGTCCGTCTCGCGCCCGGTCACCGACCCCCTGGCGTTGTTCGACGCAGCCCATGAGGGCTCGCCCAGCGTCTTCGCCGACGGCACGCCGTCCACGCTGCCCGCCCACGACCCGCTGGCCGACCATCGGCGCCATCCCGTCGACGACGCCCTGCACGGTCCGCGCGATGCCACGGATAGCCGCGCCGCCGCCGACCACTTGCGGGAAATCGGCAGCTTCATGCGGCCCGCGTCCGTGAAGAAAGTGCCGGACGACACCAACCGCTAG
- the tssK gene encoding type VI secretion system baseplate subunit TssK — MVSRDKVIWSEGMFLRPQHFQQLERHVLHAATQRAVAAQGFFWGFSHLSVDREALAIGKLVLTDASGVMPDGTPFDFAGPAAAPAALEVPARARDARVMLAIPRTRPGATDVVYEGEEDTLARYLVHEADVHDTGSVALEPALLQLGRLRLRLMLEDELTDDWLGLGVARVVERRPDNRIVLDDGYVAPWLAAGEHPVLRGWINELYGLLGARSEALAARLSQPGRGGVSEVSDFMLLETVNRYVGALWHARQSAGQHPERLFHDWLMLACDLATFTSTTRRPEVLPEYVHDDLQNTFAPLMHELRRSLSAVLEQRALQIPLQDRGQGVRVAQIADAELLQTAGFVLAVHADMGTDTVRARFPAQVKIGPVERIRDLVHLQLPGVAVRALPVAPRQIPYSAGHVYFELDKSGEFWKQLERTGALALHLAGDFPGLTMEFWALRD; from the coding sequence ATGGTGAGCAGAGACAAAGTGATCTGGTCGGAGGGCATGTTCCTGCGGCCGCAGCATTTCCAGCAGCTGGAGCGTCATGTGCTGCACGCGGCGACGCAGCGTGCGGTGGCGGCGCAAGGGTTCTTCTGGGGGTTTTCGCATCTGTCGGTGGACCGCGAAGCACTCGCGATCGGCAAGCTGGTGTTGACTGACGCGTCAGGCGTCATGCCCGACGGCACCCCGTTCGACTTTGCAGGTCCGGCCGCCGCACCCGCCGCGCTGGAGGTGCCGGCGCGGGCGCGCGACGCGCGCGTCATGTTGGCGATTCCCCGTACGCGTCCCGGCGCGACCGATGTTGTCTACGAAGGCGAAGAAGACACCCTGGCCCGCTATCTCGTGCACGAGGCCGATGTGCACGACACCGGCTCGGTGGCGCTGGAGCCCGCCCTGCTGCAACTGGGCCGCCTTCGACTGCGGCTGATGCTGGAAGACGAGCTCACCGACGATTGGCTGGGCCTGGGCGTTGCGCGCGTGGTGGAGCGCCGGCCCGACAACCGCATCGTGCTGGACGACGGCTACGTGGCGCCGTGGCTGGCGGCCGGCGAACACCCTGTGCTGCGCGGGTGGATCAACGAACTGTATGGCCTGCTGGGTGCGCGTAGCGAAGCCCTGGCCGCGCGGCTGTCGCAGCCCGGTCGTGGCGGCGTGTCCGAGGTCTCCGATTTCATGCTGCTGGAAACCGTCAACCGCTACGTCGGGGCGCTTTGGCATGCCCGCCAGAGCGCCGGCCAGCATCCCGAGCGGCTGTTCCACGACTGGTTGATGCTGGCCTGCGATCTGGCCACCTTCACGTCCACGACACGGCGTCCAGAGGTGTTGCCCGAGTACGTGCATGACGATCTGCAAAACACGTTCGCGCCGCTGATGCACGAGTTGCGCCGGTCGCTGTCGGCAGTGCTTGAGCAGCGCGCGTTGCAGATCCCGCTGCAAGACCGGGGCCAGGGCGTACGCGTGGCGCAGATTGCAGACGCCGAGCTGCTGCAAACCGCCGGCTTCGTGCTTGCGGTGCATGCGGACATGGGCACGGACACCGTGCGCGCGCGCTTTCCCGCGCAGGTCAAGATCGGCCCGGTCGAACGCATCCGCGATCTGGTGCACCTGCAACTTCCGGGCGTTGCGGTACGCGCACTGCCGGTGGCGCCGCGCCAGATTCCCTACAGCGCGGGGCATGTGTATTTCGAGCTGGATAAAAGCGGGGAGTTCTGGA